AACGTTAGCCAGCTGGACTAGCTACATCAATAAAACATAGACGTCCGGAAAGGTGCAAAACATGCACCTTTAGTTATTTCCTTGCGTTTATTGCCAAGTGTCGATTGCTGAGAGAACGTTGCTAACGTAGCCAGAGGCTGCACTGCCAACCCAGGACTCGGGATGGCGGCTAAAGCGGCCGATGGTGGTGGTGCAACTGACCTCATAGACATCTACGACGAGAAGTTCAGTCAAAACCACGGGGAGGTGAGACAGGCCGAGAGCGATTATGAAAAGTGCTGTAGACATGAATAGTGAATGCAGAAGATTAATAAAGTGGGAACTAAAATAACTTGTTGGATGAGGTTGTTTGATTTTTAGCATGATCAACATGTCAACATCTTAAATGAATTAATGTCAATAGCTACATTTAGAATATATGATAAAAAGTCATACTATTCAATTGCTTAACCTTGATATCAACAATACAAATGTGGCAGTTAGTGTTCTCTTGTAGTTTGTCTGATTCTTCAGGAATGGTCATTGTGAGTGATAAGCAAGGCATTGAGGGATGACGTCTATCTTCTGTCCATCTTCTCACTCTATAGGATGGAGATTTTGCAACAACGGCAGAGGCAAGTGATCTTTATGATGATGTGCTCACTGGCTCTGTGAGCCGGGAAAGGAAATTCTCAGAGGACGCTATGCCTCTCAGCAAGGACCAGCCGACGAAAGAGGAGAGCAAACCAGCAATACTGTACACTTACAGTGGAGTGTGGAACAAGAGACTGGCTGTATATGTGGGCAACTTCTCCTGGGTGAGTCTCCCACCACCAACATTATCTTCAATTCAGTCTGCTAGTCTATTAGCCTCAGTTCTGTAATGAGATACAGCCACCTAGGCCTATTACCTTTCTGTCCCTATCCTTAATTTTTCTCattttcttcctctttctctcctttgtcTTCCTTTACCCCTCTCCTCAGTGGACCTCCGACAAAGACCTTATTAACGTGGCGCGCACCTTGGGTGTGAAGGACATTGTGGAGATCAAATTTGCTGAGAACAGAGCTAATGGCCAGTCCAGGGGGTGAGTTAGGCCTATCCACTGGGCATCATTCTAATCTAATGTGATCTATTTCTTCACTGTTTATTAACTGGGTGTTTTGTCATTTCATGACTGGGTCTGGCCATGGTGTTCTAGGGAGAAATGGAGACAGACACCTATTGAGTCAAATTAGTCTTCAAATAAATATGATGCTCCAGTAGCTAAGCTAAATACAGATCTTACAGATGACTAccaatgttttatttattatctgTGCATGATCCAGAGCCAAAGTGTTGTCTCCAGACCCTGAAGAACTGGACAGGGCTGCTCTGGTGGTCTACTGATGGCTAGTTGATTATGTTGTGATGGGCTTTCAAAGCTCTGAAATAGCCTTTCTATCCAGCTGGTAACATAAAGTATACTAGCTGATATTTGTCTTTTACTCTATAGATACGCTGAGGTAGTGGTGGCCACAGAAGAGTCATTGCAGAGGTTGCTGGAGACTTTGCCAaattgtcatgttaatggggaaaAGGTGGACTGCCGCTTTGCCACACGCCAGAATCTTGCCGTGTTTGAAGCCCAGGCTAATAAACGTAAGCACACATCTACTTACAGCAAATATATAGGTAGTCAAGTCTTTCTCAGAAGCGATATCCAATACTGCCATAGAAACAAAATCAAACTGCGCCTCCTTTTCCATAGGTGTCCCCCAGCGCTCTAACTCAAAGGAGTCGTCAGATACTGGGGATAAAAacacctctgtctcctctcctgtgctcAACCAGAACCACTCCACTGTCCCTCACACTATCCACCCCCAACACATTCACAACAAACCTCCCCCTCTGTCAGTCCCATACTTTAGGCTGcctc
This genomic stretch from Salmo salar chromosome ssa26, Ssal_v3.1, whole genome shotgun sequence harbors:
- the cpsf7 gene encoding cleavage and polyadenylation specificity factor subunit 7 isoform X1, whose protein sequence is MAAKAADGGGATDLIDIYDEKFSQNHGEDGDFATTAEASDLYDDVLTGSVSRERKFSEDAMPLSKDQPTKEESKPAILYTYSGVWNKRLAVYVGNFSWWTSDKDLINVARTLGVKDIVEIKFAENRANGQSRGYAEVVVATEESLQRLLETLPNCHVNGEKVDCRFATRQNLAVFEAQANKRVPQRSNSKESSDTGDKNTSVSSPVLNQNHSTVPHTIHPQHIHNKPPPLSVPYFRLPPPLFPHLPPHIPPPPMPHLFPPPPLRLPSHPPPSLHLNPAFFPPTQHDNYSQQHNTLYNQHSRDNETPTPQMPEGEFDELMNRNRAIASSAITKAVSGATAGDMPLAIETLLTAIAVIKQSRVYGDERCRALVTSLKDCLFSIESKSYGSRKRHRSRDREHRSRDRERDRERERDRGREREESYSQEWEAAGMSRRHRERSLSGERDGRDRERVRERDRHREHRERHR
- the cpsf7 gene encoding Cleavage and polyadenylation specificity factor subunit 7, with translation MAAKAADGGGATDLIDIYDEKFSQNHGEDGDFATTAEASDLYDDVLTGSVSRERKFSEDAMPLSKDQPTKEESKPAILYTYSGVWNKRLAVYVGNFSWWTSDKDLINVARTLGVKDIVEIKFAENRANGQSRGYAEVVVATEESLQRLLETLPNCHVNGEKVDCRFATRQNLAVFEAQANKRVPQRSNSKESSDTGDKNTSVSSPVLNQNHSTVPHTIHPQHIHNKPPPLSVPYFRLPPPLFPHLPPHIPPPPMPHLFPPPPLRLPSHPPPSLHLNPAFFPPTQHDNYSQQHNTLYNQHSSRDNETPTPQMPEGEFDELMNRNRAIASSAITKAVSGATAGDMPLAIETLLTAIAVIKQSRVYGDERCRALVTSLKDCLFSIESKSYGSRKRHRSRDREHRSRDRERDRERERDRGREREESYSQEWEAAGMSRRHRERSLSGERDGRDRERVRERDRHREHRERHR